The Coffea arabica cultivar ET-39 chromosome 3c, Coffea Arabica ET-39 HiFi, whole genome shotgun sequence genome contains a region encoding:
- the LOC113735362 gene encoding uncharacterized protein, with translation MGHCLSVEIDDLSHHCLGKVDVKPSLFSKRKGSKCLEVNSTKLDLYWDLSLARFGSGPEPLEGYYLALMCKGEMVLVIGDLRKEAFKKTNAAPALSSPLFVSKREHLFGKRICGTKAQFCDKGQIHDLKIECDTNGIDDPCLMIRIDSKTVMQVKHLQWKFRGNYTILVDGLPVEVFWDVYNWLFGNSGLGNAVFVFQSCLSAEKLWASQTSSDDPSILPWPSSGSFEDTKLPGLGFSLVLHVWKNE, from the coding sequence ATGGGGCATTGCCTTAGTGTAGAAATAGATGATTTGTCTCATCACTGCCTCGGTAAAGTTGATGTGAAGCCTTCTTTATtctcaaaaagaaaagggtCCAAGTGTTTAGAAGTTAATTCTACCAAACTTGACCTCTACTGGGACCTTTCTTTAGCAAGATTTGGATCTGGGCCAGAGCCATTAGAGGGATATTATCTTGCTCTGATGTGTAAGGGGGAGATGGTTTTGGTTATTGGGGATCTGAGGAAAGAAGCATTCAAGAAGACTAATGCAGCCCCTGCTCTTTCAAGTCCACTATTTGTTTCCAAAAGGGAGCATCTTTTTGGCAAGAGAATTTGTGGTACTAAAGCTCAATTTTGTGATAAAGGCCAAATTCATGACCTCAAAATTGAATGTGATACAAATGGGATTGACGATCCTTGTCTTATGATTCGTATTGATAGTAAAACAGTGATGCAGGTGAAGCATCTGCAGTGGAAATTCAGAGGAAACTACACCATTTTGGTCGATGGCCTTCCTGTGGAAGTCTTTTGGGATGTTTATAATTGGTTGTTTGGTAATTCAGGTCTTGGGAATGCAGTTTTTGTGTTCCAAAGTTGTTTGTCAGCTGAGAAGTTGTGGGCTAGCCAAACTTCATCTGATGATCCCTCTATACTGCCTTGGCCTTCCTCGGGAAGTTTTGAGGATACTAAGCTACCAGGTCTTGGTTTCTCCTTGGTATTGCATGTCTGGAAGAATGAATAG